A stretch of the Acetomicrobium thermoterrenum DSM 13490 genome encodes the following:
- a CDS encoding alpha-aminoadipate/glutamate carrier protein LysW translates to MSKFVNCVVCEGKVEVSDELLEGEIITCPDCGSELEVISLDPLTVAEAPEVQEDWGE, encoded by the coding sequence ATGTCTAAATTTGTAAACTGCGTAGTGTGCGAAGGAAAGGTGGAAGTATCCGATGAACTTTTAGAAGGGGAAATTATCACCTGTCCCGACTGCGGATCTGAACTGGAAGTGATTTCTTTGGATCCCTTAACGGTGGCAGAAGCACCCGAAGTGCAGGAGGATTGGGGAGAATAA
- the lysX gene encoding lysine biosynthesis protein LysX: MAKVFMFYSRLRAEEKMIIEAAKAREIPLESIVVSDLVWPNDICQRKDVALCRCIGHRQNLALALTLEAMGVTTINPSDVMNICSDKIATSSKLSIAGIPQPNYAVAFSLEGTLKCVEKMGYPVVLKPPVGSWGRLLAKVNDKDALEAVVEHKLHLGSQHSAIYIQKYVDKNGFDIRATIIGDSPVSAIRRCSNHWITNTARGGEAQNYPLTDELKKLLVDVQRAIGGKLLAVDVFETYNGYLVNEVNGQPEFRSSHERITGVDVAGKIVEMAWTLAQESDENDF; encoded by the coding sequence ATGGCCAAGGTCTTCATGTTCTATTCCCGTCTTAGGGCTGAGGAGAAAATGATAATTGAGGCAGCAAAGGCAAGAGAAATCCCTTTAGAATCGATTGTCGTCTCCGACTTGGTCTGGCCCAACGATATTTGTCAAAGGAAAGATGTGGCCCTGTGCCGCTGTATTGGACACAGGCAAAATCTTGCGCTGGCGTTAACGTTAGAGGCAATGGGCGTAACCACCATAAACCCTTCCGACGTCATGAATATATGTTCGGACAAAATCGCCACTTCTTCGAAGCTCTCTATAGCAGGCATTCCCCAACCCAATTATGCTGTGGCCTTTTCGTTGGAGGGCACACTAAAATGCGTTGAAAAAATGGGATATCCCGTCGTCTTGAAACCCCCCGTCGGCAGTTGGGGAAGGCTTTTGGCAAAGGTCAACGACAAGGATGCGCTGGAAGCAGTAGTCGAACATAAGTTGCACTTGGGTTCGCAGCACAGCGCAATTTACATTCAAAAATATGTCGACAAAAATGGATTCGACATAAGGGCCACCATAATAGGAGATTCTCCCGTATCGGCCATAAGAAGGTGCAGCAATCATTGGATTACGAACACCGCAAGGGGCGGCGAGGCACAAAACTACCCTCTGACCGATGAACTCAAGAAATTGCTTGTTGATGTTCAAAGGGCTATCGGTGGAAAATTACTTGCCGTCGATGTGTTTGAGACCTATAACGGCTATCTCGTGAACGAAGTCAACGGCCAGCCGGAGTTTAGAAGCTCTCACGAAAGGATAACAGGCGTTGATGTTGCCGGAAAGATAGTCGAGATGGCTTGGACATTGGCTCAAGAGAGTGATGAAAATGACTTTTAA
- the argC gene encoding N-acetyl-gamma-glutamyl-phosphate reductase, with product MTFKAAIWGASGMAGGEVLRILARHPDIKVECAVSKNKNRQFIWQTHPHLRDEFGTLTFCDHDEAFLKEVDIAFLAVPHGTAVSVIEKYLEKGTKVVDLSADVRLYSAKDYEKWYGSPHPNPDLLISAVYGLPELHGKEIKESNLVSGVGCNAACCILGLFPLAREGLIEEIRIEVRVGSSEAGATPTLGSHHPYRSRTLRVYEPFRHRHLAEILQELSLEEDAVTMTMTAVEIVRGAQMLAHIRLSEKVREGEIWRLYKNAYRDKPFLQLCPAKPAHLRLPEPKMVTGSNQAMTGFTLHEDGRRMLVVTAIDNLMKGAAGTAVQASNLMLGLNETEGLTMMPVYPV from the coding sequence ATGACTTTTAAGGCAGCGATATGGGGAGCAAGCGGAATGGCAGGTGGTGAGGTTCTGCGAATATTGGCCCGACATCCCGATATAAAAGTGGAATGTGCCGTCTCAAAGAACAAAAATAGACAATTCATATGGCAGACACACCCTCATTTAAGGGATGAATTTGGCACTTTAACATTTTGTGACCACGATGAGGCATTTTTAAAAGAAGTAGATATCGCATTTTTAGCAGTCCCTCACGGCACAGCCGTGTCCGTCATCGAAAAATACTTGGAAAAAGGCACGAAGGTAGTAGATCTGTCTGCTGACGTTAGGCTTTATTCTGCTAAAGATTATGAAAAATGGTACGGGTCGCCTCATCCAAACCCGGATTTATTGATCAGTGCGGTTTACGGTTTGCCCGAGCTCCATGGGAAGGAAATCAAAGAGTCAAATTTAGTGAGCGGAGTAGGTTGTAACGCAGCCTGCTGTATATTGGGGCTTTTTCCCCTCGCCAGAGAGGGCTTGATAGAGGAAATCCGAATCGAAGTGAGGGTTGGATCATCCGAAGCTGGTGCAACACCGACACTGGGAAGCCATCATCCCTACAGAAGCAGGACGTTAAGAGTGTACGAACCTTTTAGGCATCGCCATTTGGCTGAAATCCTGCAGGAACTTTCCCTTGAGGAAGATGCAGTAACGATGACGATGACAGCCGTGGAGATCGTCCGCGGTGCACAAATGTTGGCTCATATTCGACTGTCGGAAAAAGTGAGAGAGGGAGAAATATGGAGGCTCTACAAGAATGCTTATAGAGACAAGCCCTTTTTGCAGCTTTGTCCGGCCAAACCTGCTCATCTCAGGCTTCCCGAACCAAAGATGGTGACGGGTAGCAATCAGGCAATGACTGGTTTTACCCTCCACGAGGACGGGCGCAGGATGTTGGTAGTTACGGCCATAGATAACCTGATGAAAGGGGCAGCAGGAACGGCTGTCCAGGCATCCAACCTGATGCTGGGGTTAAACGAAACCGAAGGACTTACCATGATGCCCGTTTACCCCGTGTAA
- a CDS encoding [LysW]-aminoadipate kinase, whose product MTYQNLSSIKRGVVKIGGASGNNLEYLVKELSERVKKGEEWLLVHGASSYMDNLSRALNITPKYVMSPGGFKSRFVNSTDLELFRAACSVFSIQLVSSFGQLGVNAVPLYPPDNISAVAKRKDVLRVTENGKVRLIRGNCSGFITSFRNESIFALWDLGALPVLPPLAYDEKGNGVLNVDGDRMAAAAAASVKADVLVILSNIPGLLQDPNDTSTLIKMSTLEDWTELESYSRGNMKRKLLAAKEALEGGVNSVFIGDSRQPNPIKTIFSGGGTHLCRSFTEAAV is encoded by the coding sequence GTGACATATCAAAACCTTAGTTCCATTAAAAGGGGAGTAGTAAAGATCGGGGGAGCAAGCGGCAATAACCTTGAATATCTCGTCAAGGAACTTTCTGAAAGAGTAAAGAAGGGAGAAGAGTGGCTTCTTGTTCATGGCGCAAGTTCTTATATGGACAATCTATCGAGGGCTTTAAATATTACTCCAAAATACGTTATGAGCCCCGGTGGTTTTAAGAGCCGCTTCGTAAACTCGACCGATCTGGAATTGTTTCGAGCTGCATGCTCCGTATTTTCCATACAACTTGTTAGCTCCTTCGGTCAACTGGGGGTTAATGCCGTCCCGCTTTATCCGCCAGACAACATATCCGCCGTTGCTAAAAGAAAGGATGTCCTACGGGTTACAGAAAATGGCAAAGTGCGTTTAATTAGAGGCAATTGCAGCGGATTTATCACGTCCTTTCGAAACGAAAGTATCTTTGCATTGTGGGATTTAGGTGCTCTTCCCGTCTTACCTCCTCTGGCTTATGACGAGAAAGGTAACGGCGTCTTGAACGTCGATGGGGATCGCATGGCTGCTGCAGCAGCTGCGTCTGTTAAAGCAGATGTATTGGTCATATTAAGCAACATTCCGGGATTGCTTCAAGATCCAAACGATACTTCCACGTTGATTAAAATGTCTACGCTCGAAGACTGGACCGAACTGGAAAGCTATTCTCGGGGAAACATGAAGCGCAAACTGCTAGCGGCAAAAGAAGCGCTCGAAGGCGGAGTTAATTCGGTATTTATAGGAGACAGCAGGCAACCAAATCCGATAAAGACGATATTCTCTGGAGGAGGGACGCACTTATGTCGGAGCTTTACGGAAGCCGCGGTATAA